One Brassica napus cultivar Da-Ae chromosome C4, Da-Ae, whole genome shotgun sequence genomic region harbors:
- the LOC106376494 gene encoding E3 ubiquitin-protein ligase SINA-like 7, with the protein MAGEAENSDEVNGSSSSIPTSQKRKRSSVSSGDGAKKRSLMLLDSDLLDCPICFEPLTIPIFQCDNGHLACSSCCPKLSNKCPACASPIGDKRCRAMENVLESIFIPCPNAKMGCSKNVSYGKESTHLIQCSFSLCSCPVVNCRYAGSYKNLSDHYCLTHPDSECSDCFICGLSFSVQTNISDKILVLWEYKKHLLFTVECFEETYGVNVAVSCIAPCAPEVGEFSYNLSYTVNGHTVTYESPEVKRVLQVSGQTPQANFMLIPRSLLRGDLLKMKLCIKSRS; encoded by the exons ATGGCTGGTGAAGCAGAAAATTCAGACGAAGTAAATGGGTCGAGCAGCAGCATTCCCACCTCGCAAAAGAGAAAACGCTCCTCAGTATCTTCTGGTGACGGAGCGAAGAAACGCTCGCTGATGCTCCTGGATTCCGATCTTCTCGACTGTCCCATTTGCTTCGAACCATTGACAATTCCCATCTTCCAG TGTGATAATGGACACTTAGCTTGCTCTTCTTGCTGTCCCAAATTGAGTAATAAATGCCCCGCCTGTGCTTCCCCCATCGGTGACAAAAGATGTAGAGCGATGGAGAATGTTCTTGAATCCATTTTCATCCCATGCCCAAACGCCAAGATGGGTTGTTCAAAGAATGTCTCTTATGGGAAAGAATCAACGCATCTAATACAATGCAGCTTCTCTCTTTGCTCCTGCCCTGTAGTCAACTGCCGCTACGCTGGATCATACAAGAATCTCTCCGATCACTACTGTCTTACCCACCCGGATAGTGAATGTTCAGATTGTTTCATTTGTGGACTCTCCTTCAGCGTGCAGACGAACATCAGCGATAAGATATTAGTTTTGTGGGAATATAAGAAGCATCTGTTGTTTACAGTGGAGTGTTTCGAGGAGACGTATGGTGTTAATGTTGCTGTAAGCTGCATCGCACCGTGTGCTCCAGAAGTTGGAGAATTCTCATACAATCTCTCATACACTGTGAATGGACACACCGTGACTTACGAATCACCAGAGGTGAAGAGGGTTCTTCAAGTGAGCGGTCAAACCCCTCAAGCGAATTTCATGTTGATCCCTCGCAGTTTGTTGCGTGGTGATTTGTTGAAGATGAAGCTTTGCATCAAATCAAGAAGCTGA
- the LOC106376496 gene encoding LEAF RUST 10 DISEASE-RESISTANCE LOCUS RECEPTOR-LIKE PROTEIN KINASE-like 1.3 isoform X1, translated as MINLLQSLKRSLAYAVLWMLFMILDCVLSVNERHKHCAPTFSCGHKIDLYYPFWTSDREECGHPDFKVNCSDGFAELTISSVKLRILEMNSKSRIIRLARMDYINDLCPHKPENATLNNQVLPFSEDTELRTFYYRCRLSPKVDFTKSGHIRQLHCGDDTGRQSFSVSSHLYSRKREIINELRASCGSIVNVPVSRSALRIEERNQSAEAIAKALEKGFELSFNRDCSRCRRSKGACGYNNTLGGFVCYCINEPHKHTCEKNGLSKPAKIGIGFVCGFLGATLLAACLLCFYIRRRKKLAAQYTNKGLSATPPTSISRSNHALMPSISNLANRSVDYGVQVFSYEELEEATDHFSRELGDGGFSTVYYGILKDGRAVAVKRFFEKSLKRVEQFKNEIDILKSLKHPNLVILYGCTTRHSRELLLVYEYISNGTLADNLHGDQAQSRPIDWPGRLNIAIQTASALSFLHASGIIHRDVKTTNILLDSNYQVKVADFGLSRLFPPDLSHISTGPQGTPGYVDPEYYQCYRLNEKSDVYSFGVVLSELISSKKAVDITRSREDINLANMAISKIGNDSVHELADLSLGFARDPSVNRMMISVAELAFRCLQQEREARPSMDEVVKVLREIQKEGESDAPDVVEVDVRSGDEAVLLKHGVPPVLSPVSEKETSGSNTTTTSSSSRTRKSSF; from the exons ATGATCAATCTCCTCCAGTCTCTAAAAAGATCGCTGGCTTATGCAGTCTTATGGATGCTCTTTATGATTCTGGATTGTGTTTTGTCAGTTAATGAGCGTCACAAACACTGCGCTCCAACGTTTAGCTGTGGACATAAGATAGATCTGTATTATCCCTTTTGGACATCTGACAGAGAAGAGTGCGGCCACCCGGATTTCAAAGTCAACTGCAGCGACGGTTTTGCAGAGCTTACCATTTCCTCAGTAAAGTTGAGAATCCTTGAGATGAATTCTAAGTCTAGAATCATCAGACTTGCCAGAATGGATTACATCAACGATCTTTGTCCCCATAAGCCTGAGAACGCAACACTCAACAATCAAGTCCTTCCATTTTCTGAAGACACCGAGCTCCGAACGTTTTACTACCGATGTCGTCTTAGCCCAAAAGTGGATTTTACTAAAAGCGGCCACATCAGACAGCTCCACTGTGGGGATGATACTGGTAGACAAAGTTTTTCTGTCTCGTCCCATTTATATTCTCGGAAAAGGGAAATCATCAATGAGTTAAGGGCATCATGTGGAAGTATCGTCAATGTTCCGGTCTCTCGATCTGCCTTGAGGATAGAAGAGAGAAATCAGAGTGCGGAGGCTATAGCGAAGGCTCTTGAAAAGGGTTTCGAGCTTAGTTTTAACAGAGATTGTTCGCGATGCAGAAGATCAAAGGGTGCTTGTGGATATAATAATACCTTGGGAGGATTCGTCTGCTATTGTATAAATGAGCCTCATAAGCATACCTGTGAAAAGAATG GTCTATCCAAACCAGCAAAAATAG GCATTGGATTCGTTTGTGGTTTCTTGGGTGCCACTCTTTTAGCAGCATGTTTGCTCTGTTTCTACATccggagaaggaagaaactggcAGCACAATACACAAACAAAGGTCTTTCAGCTACTCCTCCCACATCAATCTCCAGAAGCAACCATGCTCTCATGCCATCTATCTCTAACCTAGCAAACAGAAGTGTCGATTATGGAGTTCAAGTCTTCAGCTACGAAGAACTCGAGGAAGCCACTGATCATTTCTCTAGAGAGCTCGGAGATGGAGGATTCAGTACTGTCTACTACG GCATACTAAAGGATGGACGTGCCGTAGCTGTAAAACGCTTCTTTGAGAAGTCCCTGAAACGTGTGGAGCAGTTCAAGAACGAGATCGATATCTTGAAATCCTTAAAACACCCGAACCTAGTGATTCTATACGGATGCACAACGAGACATAGCAGAGAGCTACTTTTAGTGTATGAATACATCTCTAATGGCACACTCGCTGATAATCTCCATGGAGACCAAGCACAGTCTCGTCCTATTGACTGGCCTGGTCGGCTCAACATCGCCATTCAAACCGCGAGTGCATTGTCCTTTCTCCATGCCTCAG GAATTATACACAGAGATGTTAAGACTACGAACATTCTTCTAGATAGCAACTACCAAGTCAAAGTGGCTGACTTCGGTCTCTCGCGGTTGTTTCCGCCGGATCTATCTCATATCTCTACTGGGCCGCAAGGAACTCCGGGGTACGTTGATCCTGAGTATTATCAATGTTATCGTCTCAACGAGAAGAGCGATGTGTACAGCTTCGGAGTCGTACTCTCGGAGCTGATCTCATCCAAAAAAGCAGTTGATATCACCAGAAGTCGCGAGGACATCAACCTCGCGAACATGGCTATCTCCAAAATAGGAAATGACTCCGTTCACGAGCTGGCGGATTTGTCTCTCGGATTCGCGAGGGATCCTTCAGTTAATAGGATGATGATTTCTGTTGCTGAGCTGGCGTTCCGCTGTTTGCAACAGGAGAGGGAGGCAAGGCCGTCCATGGATGAGGTCGTCAAGGTTCTGAGAGAGATTCAGAAGGAAGGTGAAAGTGATGCTCCTGATGTGGTGGAGGTAGATGTGAGGAGCGGAGATGAAGCTGTGTTGTTAAAGCACGGTGTTCCTCCGGTGTTATCGCCAGTGTCTGAGAAAGAGACGAGTGGTTCAAATACGACGACGACGAGTAGTTCTAGTAGGACGAGGAAGAGTTCGTTCTGA
- the LOC106376496 gene encoding LEAF RUST 10 DISEASE-RESISTANCE LOCUS RECEPTOR-LIKE PROTEIN KINASE-like 1.3 isoform X2 → MINLLQSLKRSLAYAVLWMLFMILDCVLSVNERHKHCAPTFSCGHKIDLYYPFWTSDREECGHPDFKVNCSDGFAELTISSVKLRILEMNSKSRIIRLARMDYINDLCPHKPENATLNNQVLPFSEDTELRTFYYRCRLSPKVDFTKSGHIRQLHCGDDTGRQSFSVSSHLYSRKREIINELRASCGSIVNVPVSRSALRIEERNQSAEAIAKALEKGFELSFNRDCSRCRRSKGACGYNNTLGGFVCYCINEPHKHTCEKNETNNNLTELLTFCLSQGIGFVCGFLGATLLAACLLCFYIRRRKKLAAQYTNKGLSATPPTSISRSNHALMPSISNLANRSVDYGVQVFSYEELEEATDHFSRELGDGGFSTVYYGILKDGRAVAVKRFFEKSLKRVEQFKNEIDILKSLKHPNLVILYGCTTRHSRELLLVYEYISNGTLADNLHGDQAQSRPIDWPGRLNIAIQTASALSFLHASGIIHRDVKTTNILLDSNYQVKVADFGLSRLFPPDLSHISTGPQGTPGYVDPEYYQCYRLNEKSDVYSFGVVLSELISSKKAVDITRSREDINLANMAISKIGNDSVHELADLSLGFARDPSVNRMMISVAELAFRCLQQEREARPSMDEVVKVLREIQKEGESDAPDVVEVDVRSGDEAVLLKHGVPPVLSPVSEKETSGSNTTTTSSSSRTRKSSF, encoded by the exons ATGATCAATCTCCTCCAGTCTCTAAAAAGATCGCTGGCTTATGCAGTCTTATGGATGCTCTTTATGATTCTGGATTGTGTTTTGTCAGTTAATGAGCGTCACAAACACTGCGCTCCAACGTTTAGCTGTGGACATAAGATAGATCTGTATTATCCCTTTTGGACATCTGACAGAGAAGAGTGCGGCCACCCGGATTTCAAAGTCAACTGCAGCGACGGTTTTGCAGAGCTTACCATTTCCTCAGTAAAGTTGAGAATCCTTGAGATGAATTCTAAGTCTAGAATCATCAGACTTGCCAGAATGGATTACATCAACGATCTTTGTCCCCATAAGCCTGAGAACGCAACACTCAACAATCAAGTCCTTCCATTTTCTGAAGACACCGAGCTCCGAACGTTTTACTACCGATGTCGTCTTAGCCCAAAAGTGGATTTTACTAAAAGCGGCCACATCAGACAGCTCCACTGTGGGGATGATACTGGTAGACAAAGTTTTTCTGTCTCGTCCCATTTATATTCTCGGAAAAGGGAAATCATCAATGAGTTAAGGGCATCATGTGGAAGTATCGTCAATGTTCCGGTCTCTCGATCTGCCTTGAGGATAGAAGAGAGAAATCAGAGTGCGGAGGCTATAGCGAAGGCTCTTGAAAAGGGTTTCGAGCTTAGTTTTAACAGAGATTGTTCGCGATGCAGAAGATCAAAGGGTGCTTGTGGATATAATAATACCTTGGGAGGATTCGTCTGCTATTGTATAAATGAGCCTCATAAGCATACCTGTGAAAAGAATG AAACCAACAATAATCTGACGGAGCTCCTGACTTTTTGTTTATCACAAGGCATTGGATTCGTTTGTGGTTTCTTGGGTGCCACTCTTTTAGCAGCATGTTTGCTCTGTTTCTACATccggagaaggaagaaactggcAGCACAATACACAAACAAAGGTCTTTCAGCTACTCCTCCCACATCAATCTCCAGAAGCAACCATGCTCTCATGCCATCTATCTCTAACCTAGCAAACAGAAGTGTCGATTATGGAGTTCAAGTCTTCAGCTACGAAGAACTCGAGGAAGCCACTGATCATTTCTCTAGAGAGCTCGGAGATGGAGGATTCAGTACTGTCTACTACG GCATACTAAAGGATGGACGTGCCGTAGCTGTAAAACGCTTCTTTGAGAAGTCCCTGAAACGTGTGGAGCAGTTCAAGAACGAGATCGATATCTTGAAATCCTTAAAACACCCGAACCTAGTGATTCTATACGGATGCACAACGAGACATAGCAGAGAGCTACTTTTAGTGTATGAATACATCTCTAATGGCACACTCGCTGATAATCTCCATGGAGACCAAGCACAGTCTCGTCCTATTGACTGGCCTGGTCGGCTCAACATCGCCATTCAAACCGCGAGTGCATTGTCCTTTCTCCATGCCTCAG GAATTATACACAGAGATGTTAAGACTACGAACATTCTTCTAGATAGCAACTACCAAGTCAAAGTGGCTGACTTCGGTCTCTCGCGGTTGTTTCCGCCGGATCTATCTCATATCTCTACTGGGCCGCAAGGAACTCCGGGGTACGTTGATCCTGAGTATTATCAATGTTATCGTCTCAACGAGAAGAGCGATGTGTACAGCTTCGGAGTCGTACTCTCGGAGCTGATCTCATCCAAAAAAGCAGTTGATATCACCAGAAGTCGCGAGGACATCAACCTCGCGAACATGGCTATCTCCAAAATAGGAAATGACTCCGTTCACGAGCTGGCGGATTTGTCTCTCGGATTCGCGAGGGATCCTTCAGTTAATAGGATGATGATTTCTGTTGCTGAGCTGGCGTTCCGCTGTTTGCAACAGGAGAGGGAGGCAAGGCCGTCCATGGATGAGGTCGTCAAGGTTCTGAGAGAGATTCAGAAGGAAGGTGAAAGTGATGCTCCTGATGTGGTGGAGGTAGATGTGAGGAGCGGAGATGAAGCTGTGTTGTTAAAGCACGGTGTTCCTCCGGTGTTATCGCCAGTGTCTGAGAAAGAGACGAGTGGTTCAAATACGACGACGACGAGTAGTTCTAGTAGGACGAGGAAGAGTTCGTTCTGA